A single genomic interval of Agromyces cerinus harbors:
- a CDS encoding cystathionine beta-synthase, with protein MKYADTIVDLVGDTPLVKLHHVTEGVTSATVLVKLEYLNPGGSSKDRIAGRIIDAAEREGKLKPGGTIVEPTSGNTGVGLALVAQQRGYRCIFVCPDKVGEDKRNVLTAYGAEVVVTPTAVAPDSPESYYGVSDRLAREIPGAFKPDQYSNPNGPRSHYETTGPEIWRDTEGKVTHFVAGVGTGGTITGTGRYLREVSEDRVRIIGADPEGSVYSGGTGRPYLVEGVGEDFWPTAYDPAVPHEIIAVSDAESFDMTRRLAREEGILVGGSSGMAVVAALKAAASAGPDDVFVVLLPDGGRGYLGKIFNDKWMRAYGFSNAPAGHTIAELLAAKADRTAPLVYVHPNDTVREAIDRMTDTGVSQLLVLTAEPPVVLGEVLGALHEEALLEQVFSGQVKLTDKVSGVVGEPLPLIGVNEPVASARSSFSATPAMLVTDGGKALGVITRTDLLAYLSA; from the coding sequence AACCCCGGCGGTTCCTCGAAGGACCGTATCGCCGGCCGCATCATCGATGCCGCCGAACGCGAGGGCAAGCTGAAGCCGGGCGGCACGATCGTGGAGCCCACCTCGGGCAACACGGGCGTCGGCCTCGCGCTCGTGGCGCAGCAGCGCGGGTACCGGTGCATCTTCGTGTGCCCCGACAAGGTCGGTGAAGACAAGCGCAACGTGCTCACCGCCTACGGCGCCGAGGTCGTCGTGACGCCGACGGCCGTCGCGCCCGACAGCCCCGAGTCGTACTACGGCGTCTCCGACCGGCTCGCCCGAGAGATCCCCGGTGCGTTCAAGCCCGACCAGTACTCCAACCCCAACGGCCCGCGCTCGCACTACGAGACCACCGGCCCCGAGATCTGGCGCGACACCGAGGGAAAGGTCACCCACTTCGTAGCGGGCGTCGGCACCGGGGGCACGATCACCGGCACCGGGCGCTATCTGCGTGAGGTGTCCGAAGATCGCGTGCGCATCATCGGCGCCGACCCCGAGGGCTCGGTCTACTCGGGCGGCACCGGCCGGCCGTACCTGGTCGAGGGCGTCGGCGAAGACTTCTGGCCGACGGCGTACGACCCCGCCGTGCCGCACGAGATCATCGCCGTCTCCGACGCCGAGTCGTTCGACATGACCCGCCGGCTCGCCCGTGAAGAGGGCATCCTGGTCGGCGGCTCGAGCGGCATGGCCGTGGTGGCTGCGCTGAAGGCCGCTGCCTCCGCGGGCCCCGACGACGTGTTCGTGGTGCTGCTGCCCGACGGCGGACGCGGCTACCTCGGCAAGATCTTCAACGACAAGTGGATGCGCGCCTACGGCTTCTCGAACGCCCCTGCCGGTCACACGATCGCCGAGCTGCTCGCGGCGAAGGCTGACCGCACGGCGCCCCTCGTCTACGTGCACCCGAACGACACGGTGCGCGAGGCGATCGACCGAATGACCGACACCGGCGTCTCGCAGCTGCTCGTGCTGACCGCCGAGCCGCCCGTCGTGCTCGGCGAGGTGCTCGGGGCGCTCCATGAGGAGGCACTGCTCGAACAGGTCTTCTCGGGCCAGGTCAAGCTCACCGACAAGGTCTCGGGCGTCGTGGGGGAGCCGCTGCCACTCATCGGGGTCAACGAGCCCGTGGCATCCGCTCGCTCGTCGTTCTCGGCGACGCCCGCGATGCTCGTGACCGACGGCGGCAAGGCGCTCGGCGTGATCACCCGCACCGATCTGCTCGCCTATCTCTCCGCCTGA